From the Lathyrus oleraceus cultivar Zhongwan6 chromosome 4, CAAS_Psat_ZW6_1.0, whole genome shotgun sequence genome, one window contains:
- the LOC127135157 gene encoding nuclear transcription factor Y subunit B-5 — protein sequence MVDNNIGGSSFDNENGGIKEQDRLLPIANVGRIMKQILPQNAKISKESKETMQECVSEFISFVTSEASEKCRKERRKTVNGDDICWALATLGFDDYAEPMRRYLHRYRELEVDRTPTSNNIVQDRGN from the coding sequence ATGGTGGACAACAACATTGGAGGAAGTTCTTTTGATAACGAAAATGGTGGCATTAAGGAGCAAGATCGGTTGTTACCAATAGCAAATGTTGGGAGGATAATGAAGCAGATATTACCACAGAATGCAAAGATCTCAAAGGAATCAAAAGAAACAATGCAAGAGTGTGTTTCAGAGTTCATAAGCTTTGTGACAAGTGAGGCATCAGAGAAATGCAGGAAGGAAAGAAGAAAGACAGTGAATGGTGATGATATCTGTTGGGCTTTAGCTACACTTGGGTTTGATGATTATGCTGAACCAATGAGAAGGTATTTGCATAGATATAGAGAATTAGAGGTTGATAGAACACCAACCTCTAATAATATTGTTCAAGATAGAGGAAATTAA